One Pseudomonas rhizophila DNA window includes the following coding sequences:
- the hcnC gene encoding cyanide-forming glycine dehydrogenase subunit HcnC — protein MTEHPDLKHYDVVIVGGGVIGASCAYQLSKRKPLKIALIDAKRPGNATRASAGGLWAIGESVGLGCGVIFFRMMSANRKRQAQGAAVAVDASTPHILPQSFFDFALQSNAMYPRLHRELMDNHGMDFKFEETGLKFVIYDDEDRLYAEHIVACIPHLADQVRWLDQAALREAEPNVSHEARGALEFLCDHQVSPFRLADAYTEGARQNGVDMFFNTNVAQVLRDGARVTGVRTAEAGTFNCRTLINAAGAWAADLSEQATGVRIPVRPVKGQILLTERMPKILNGCLTTSDCYVAQKDNGEILIGSTTEDKGFDVTTTYPEIEGLVQGAVRCIPQLADINLKRTWAGLRPGSPDELPILGPMRGVEGYLNACGHFRTGILTSAITGVLLDKLVNNEPLPLDITPFLADRFEVVPVVKPKEMELT, from the coding sequence ATGACTGAGCATCCAGACCTCAAGCACTATGATGTCGTTATCGTCGGCGGAGGCGTTATCGGTGCGTCCTGTGCCTATCAACTGTCCAAACGCAAGCCTCTGAAGATCGCCTTGATCGACGCCAAGCGCCCCGGCAACGCCACCCGCGCTTCGGCCGGCGGCCTGTGGGCCATCGGTGAATCTGTGGGCCTGGGCTGCGGGGTGATCTTCTTTCGGATGATGTCGGCCAACCGCAAGCGCCAGGCCCAGGGCGCCGCCGTGGCGGTGGACGCCAGCACGCCGCACATCCTGCCCCAGTCGTTCTTCGATTTCGCCTTGCAGTCCAACGCGATGTATCCCCGACTGCACCGCGAGCTGATGGACAACCACGGCATGGACTTCAAGTTCGAGGAGACCGGGCTCAAGTTCGTGATCTACGACGATGAAGACCGTTTGTATGCCGAGCACATCGTCGCCTGCATTCCCCACCTGGCCGATCAGGTACGCTGGCTCGACCAGGCCGCCCTGCGCGAGGCCGAGCCGAATGTCAGCCATGAGGCCCGGGGCGCGCTGGAGTTTCTGTGCGACCATCAGGTCAGCCCGTTCCGGCTGGCCGATGCCTACACCGAGGGTGCCCGGCAGAATGGCGTCGATATGTTCTTCAACACCAACGTGGCGCAGGTGCTTCGAGACGGTGCGCGGGTGACGGGGGTGAGAACCGCCGAAGCCGGGACGTTCAACTGCCGGACGCTGATCAATGCCGCCGGTGCCTGGGCGGCGGACCTGAGCGAGCAAGCCACCGGTGTGCGGATTCCGGTCAGGCCGGTCAAGGGGCAAATCCTGCTGACCGAGCGCATGCCGAAGATCCTCAACGGGTGCCTGACCACCAGCGACTGCTATGTCGCGCAAAAGGACAACGGCGAAATCCTCATCGGCAGTACCACCGAGGACAAGGGTTTCGACGTGACCACCACCTACCCGGAAATCGAGGGGTTGGTGCAGGGCGCGGTGCGCTGCATACCGCAGCTGGCCGACATCAACCTGAAACGCACCTGGGCCGGTTTGCGCCCCGGCTCACCTGATGAGTTGCCCATCCTGGGCCCGATGCGCGGCGTGGAAGGGTACCTAAATGCCTGTGGGCACTTTCGCACCGGCATCCTGACCTCGGCCATCACCGGAGTGCTGCTGGACAAACTGGTGAACAACGAGCCCCTGCCGCTGGACATCACGCCGTTCCTGGCGGATCGCTTCGAGGTTGTGCCGGTGGTAAAGCCAAAGGAAATGGAGCTGACTTGA
- a CDS encoding glutathione S-transferase, which yields MKLIGMLDSPYVRRVAISAKCLGVALEHESVSVFRHFEQFQRINPVVKAPTLVLNDGNVLMDSTLIIDYLEALAAPGKSLMPVDSGQRLRALRVIGLALAACEKSVQIYYERNLRPTEIQHAPWVERVEGQLAAAYDMLEQELVKQPLITDGTLDQAGITVAVAWSFTNLVVPDQVQGKSFPSISAFTAYAEGLEAFASTPMV from the coding sequence ATGAAACTGATCGGCATGCTGGACTCGCCCTACGTGCGACGCGTCGCCATTTCCGCCAAGTGCCTGGGGGTTGCCCTGGAACACGAGTCCGTTTCGGTGTTCAGGCATTTCGAACAGTTCCAGCGCATCAACCCGGTGGTCAAGGCACCGACCCTGGTGCTCAACGATGGCAACGTGCTGATGGATTCCACACTGATCATCGACTACCTCGAAGCCTTGGCCGCGCCGGGCAAAAGCCTGATGCCGGTCGACAGTGGGCAACGGCTGCGCGCATTGCGCGTGATTGGCCTGGCCCTGGCGGCGTGCGAGAAGTCAGTGCAGATCTACTACGAACGCAACCTTCGGCCGACAGAAATCCAACACGCCCCCTGGGTCGAACGCGTGGAAGGTCAACTGGCGGCGGCCTATGACATGCTCGAACAGGAACTGGTGAAACAGCCCCTGATCACCGATGGCACCCTCGATCAGGCGGGCATCACCGTGGCAGTGGCCTGGAGCTTCACCAACCTGGTGGTGCCGGATCAGGTGCAGGGCAAGTCATTTCCATCGATCAGCGCGTTTACCGCCTATGCCGAAGGGTTGGAGGCGTTCGCCAGCACGCCGATGGTATAG
- a CDS encoding MurR/RpiR family transcriptional regulator — protein sequence MTRPDLPAPSESASEPALSSPPINAERLLQLITDEYESLPRQLKRIASYMSQQSDRIMVDRISDIARECEVHPSAIVRFSQRFGFSGFSEMQALFREAYTHKTTPVQNYQQRIRSMIANKSQKASGGDLARECVNATLSGIERLGLELDDQAFDKAVDLVVNADNIYVVGVRRSFAVADYLVYNLQHTNKRIHLVSGLGGSYREQMRSVRANDLVIAISFTPYGKETQHCLRIAQHHQAKTLIITDSNLSPLAKRANAVLLVNEGSSFAFRSLSATLCLCQALFIAVAYRLELKVDEIHEQVGFED from the coding sequence ATGACCCGCCCCGATCTGCCGGCGCCGTCCGAGAGCGCGTCCGAACCCGCCCTTTCAAGCCCACCGATCAATGCCGAGCGCCTGCTGCAACTGATTACCGACGAGTATGAAAGCCTGCCGCGACAGCTCAAACGCATCGCCAGCTACATGAGCCAGCAAAGCGACCGGATCATGGTCGATCGCATCAGCGACATTGCGCGCGAATGCGAAGTGCATCCCTCGGCCATCGTGCGGTTTTCCCAGCGCTTCGGCTTCAGCGGGTTCAGCGAAATGCAGGCCTTGTTTCGCGAGGCCTATACCCACAAGACCACGCCGGTGCAGAACTACCAGCAGCGCATCCGCAGCATGATCGCCAACAAGTCGCAGAAAGCCAGCGGCGGCGACCTGGCGCGCGAATGCGTCAACGCCACCCTCTCGGGCATCGAGCGTCTGGGCCTGGAGCTGGACGATCAAGCCTTCGACAAAGCCGTAGACCTGGTGGTCAACGCCGACAACATCTATGTGGTCGGCGTGCGACGCTCGTTCGCGGTGGCCGATTACCTGGTCTATAACCTGCAACACACCAACAAGCGCATCCATCTGGTGTCCGGCCTGGGGGGCAGTTATCGCGAGCAAATGCGCAGCGTGCGGGCCAACGACCTGGTGATCGCGATCAGCTTTACGCCCTACGGCAAGGAAACCCAGCACTGCCTGCGCATTGCCCAGCATCATCAGGCCAAGACGCTGATCATCACCGACAGCAACCTGTCGCCCCTGGCCAAACGGGCCAATGCGGTACTGTTGGTGAACGAAGGCAGCTCTTTCGCCTTCCGCTCGTTGAGTGCCACGTTGTGCCTGTGCCAGGCGTTGTTCATCGCCGTGGCTTACCGACTGGAACTCAAGGTCGATGAAATCCATGAACAGGTCGGGTTCGAGGATTAA
- a CDS encoding bifunctional 5-dehydro-2-deoxygluconokinase/5-dehydro-2-deoxyphosphogluconate aldolase — MGQTRFASGRQLDVICLGRLGVDLYAQQVGARLEDVASFAKYLGGSSANIAFGTARLGLRSAMLSRVGDDHMGRFLVESLAREGCDVSGIKVDPERLTAMVLLGIKDRETFPLVFYRENCADMALRAVDINETFIASSKALLITGTHFSTESVYKASTQALDYAERHNVKRVLDIDYRPVLWGLAGKADGETRFVADQKVSQHVQSILPRFDLIVGTEEEFLIAGGSEDLLSALRTVRSLTAATLVVKLGPQGCTVIHGAIPNRLEDGAIYPGVRVEVLNVLGAGDAFMSGFLAGWLEDASDERCCQLANACGGLVVSRHACAPAMPTRAELDYLFNSPVPITRPDRDVALQRLHQVSVPRKQWKQLFIFAFDHRWQLVELAHKGGRELGAISELKQLFIQAVERVEADLKRQGIEADVGLLADQRFGQDSLNAATGRDWWVARPVEVQGSRPLAFEHGRSIGSNLIAWPQEQIIKCLVQFHPDDEPLLRLEQEAQLMALYQASQVSGHELLLEVIPPKDHPSPHPDVLYRALKRLYNLGIFPAWWKIEAQTADEWKQLDELIQQRDPYCRGVVLLGLNAPAAVLAEGFRQASQSTTCRGFAVGRTIFQEPSRAWLAGEVDDETLIRQVQGRFVELIEAWRAARS; from the coding sequence ATGGGCCAGACTCGTTTTGCCAGTGGGCGTCAATTGGATGTGATCTGCCTGGGACGCCTGGGCGTCGACCTCTACGCGCAGCAAGTCGGAGCGCGCCTGGAAGATGTCGCAAGCTTCGCCAAATACCTGGGTGGCTCGTCGGCCAACATCGCCTTCGGCACCGCGCGGTTAGGGCTCAGGTCGGCGATGCTGAGCCGGGTAGGGGACGATCATATGGGCCGTTTCCTGGTGGAGTCCCTGGCCCGCGAAGGCTGCGACGTCAGCGGCATCAAGGTCGACCCTGAACGCCTGACGGCCATGGTCCTGCTGGGTATCAAGGACCGGGAAACCTTTCCCCTGGTGTTCTACCGGGAAAACTGCGCCGACATGGCGCTGCGCGCCGTGGACATCAATGAAACGTTCATTGCCTCCAGCAAGGCGCTGCTGATCACCGGCACGCATTTCTCTACCGAAAGTGTCTACAAGGCCAGCACCCAGGCGTTGGATTACGCCGAGAGACACAACGTCAAACGCGTCTTGGACATCGATTATCGCCCGGTGCTCTGGGGCCTGGCGGGCAAGGCCGATGGAGAAACCCGTTTCGTCGCCGACCAGAAAGTCAGCCAGCATGTGCAAAGCATCCTGCCGCGTTTCGACCTGATCGTCGGCACCGAAGAAGAATTCCTGATCGCCGGCGGCAGCGAAGATCTGCTGAGCGCGTTGCGTACCGTGCGCTCGCTGACGGCGGCGACCTTGGTGGTCAAGCTCGGCCCGCAAGGTTGCACGGTGATCCACGGCGCCATCCCTAACCGACTTGAAGACGGCGCCATTTATCCCGGGGTTCGTGTCGAAGTCCTGAATGTATTAGGTGCAGGTGATGCGTTCATGTCGGGCTTTCTCGCCGGTTGGCTGGAGGACGCCAGTGATGAACGCTGCTGCCAGCTGGCCAATGCCTGCGGTGGCCTGGTGGTGTCGCGCCATGCCTGTGCCCCAGCGATGCCGACCCGGGCTGAACTCGACTATCTGTTCAATAGCCCGGTGCCGATTACCCGGCCGGATCGAGACGTGGCATTGCAACGTCTGCATCAGGTCAGCGTGCCGCGCAAACAGTGGAAGCAACTGTTCATCTTTGCCTTCGATCATCGCTGGCAACTGGTGGAACTGGCCCATAAAGGCGGGCGTGAGCTGGGCGCCATCAGCGAACTCAAGCAACTGTTCATCCAGGCCGTGGAACGGGTCGAAGCCGACCTGAAACGTCAGGGCATCGAGGCCGATGTCGGTCTGCTGGCCGACCAACGTTTCGGCCAGGACTCGCTGAACGCCGCCACTGGACGTGACTGGTGGGTTGCCCGACCAGTGGAGGTGCAGGGTTCACGGCCGCTGGCGTTCGAACATGGGCGCTCTATCGGCAGCAACCTGATCGCCTGGCCACAGGAACAGATCATCAAGTGCCTGGTGCAATTTCACCCCGACGACGAACCGCTGCTGCGCCTGGAACAGGAGGCGCAACTCATGGCGCTGTATCAGGCGTCCCAGGTCAGCGGCCATGAACTGCTGCTGGAAGTCATTCCACCCAAGGATCATCCGTCGCCGCACCCGGACGTGCTGTATCGCGCCCTCAAACGCCTCTACAACCTGGGCATCTTTCCGGCCTGGTGGAAAATCGAAGCCCAGACGGCCGACGAATGGAAGCAACTTGATGAGCTGATTCAACAGCGTGATCCCTATTGCCGAGGTGTGGTACTGCTGGGCCTCAACGCCCCGGCCGCCGTGCTAGCCGAGGGTTTCCGCCAGGCCAGCCAGAGCACAACCTGCCGTGGATTTGCCGTGGGACGGACAATCTTCCAGGAACCGAGCCGTGCCTGGCTGGCCGGGGAAGTCGACGATGAAACGTTGATCCGGCAGGTGCAGGGTAGGTTTGTGGAGTTGATCGAGGCGTGGCGTGCTGCGCGAAGTTAA
- the iolE gene encoding myo-inosose-2 dehydratase, with product MPAIRIGINPISWSNDDLPSLGGETPLSTALSEGKEIGYEGFELNGKFPKDAKGVGDVLRPYDLALVSGWYSSRLARRSAAEEIDAIASHVELLAQNGATVLVYGEVADSIQGQRIPLIERPRFHTDEAWQDYAEKLTELARFTLSRGVRLAYHHHMGAYVESPSDIDKLMALTGSEVGLLFDSGHCYMGGGEPLQVLRKHIERICHVHFKDVRKPVVQLARNNLWSFPDCIVNGTFTVPGDGDIDFAALLDVLLAADYHGWLVVEAEQDPAVAPSYAYAKKGYDTLRALLQERTAS from the coding sequence ATGCCCGCAATTCGAATTGGCATCAACCCGATTTCCTGGAGCAACGACGATCTGCCATCGTTGGGTGGCGAGACGCCGTTGAGTACGGCGCTGAGCGAAGGCAAGGAAATCGGTTACGAAGGTTTCGAGCTCAACGGCAAATTTCCCAAGGATGCCAAGGGCGTTGGCGATGTGCTGCGGCCCTATGACCTGGCGCTGGTCTCCGGCTGGTATTCCAGTCGTCTGGCCCGGCGCTCGGCGGCCGAAGAGATCGATGCCATCGCCAGCCATGTCGAGTTGCTGGCGCAAAACGGTGCGACGGTGCTGGTGTACGGCGAGGTGGCCGATTCCATTCAAGGCCAGCGCATCCCACTGATCGAGCGACCGCGTTTTCACACGGACGAAGCCTGGCAAGACTATGCCGAAAAACTCACCGAACTGGCGCGCTTCACCCTGTCCCGGGGTGTGCGCCTGGCGTATCACCATCATATGGGCGCCTATGTCGAATCGCCTTCGGACATCGACAAACTGATGGCCCTGACCGGCAGTGAGGTTGGCCTGCTGTTTGACTCGGGCCACTGTTACATGGGCGGCGGCGAACCCTTGCAGGTGTTGCGCAAGCACATCGAGCGCATTTGCCATGTGCATTTCAAGGACGTGCGCAAGCCTGTGGTGCAACTGGCGCGCAACAACCTCTGGAGTTTCCCCGACTGCATCGTCAACGGCACCTTCACCGTACCGGGTGATGGTGACATCGACTTTGCCGCGTTGCTGGACGTGCTGCTTGCCGCCGACTATCACGGCTGGCTGGTGGTCGAAGCCGAACAGGATCCGGCCGTGGCACCGAGTTATGCCTACGCCAAGAAAGGCTACGACACCCTGCGCGCCTTGCTGCAAGAGAGGACTGCGTCATGA
- the iolB gene encoding 5-deoxy-glucuronate isomerase — MSLLIKSQPSGQTIVQLPADELEYVGFAAYRLSLGEKLPVAAADKELCLVLLSGRISLKGEAPGQGAFDWDNLGDRQSVFEDKSPYAAYLPPGSQAQVTALSDVQIAVCAAPGSAQNSYGPRLIRPDSMKRSVRGKGANTRYVCDILPDSEPAHSLLVVEVRTPSGHSSSYPPHKHDTDDLPHQSFLEETYYHQVNPSQGFVFQRVYTDDRSIDQAMAVENSDLVVVPKGYHPVSVPYGYESYYLNVMAGPKRVWQFHNDPQHSWLLDL, encoded by the coding sequence ATGAGCCTGTTGATCAAAAGCCAGCCAAGCGGCCAGACCATAGTCCAGCTACCCGCCGACGAACTGGAGTATGTCGGGTTTGCCGCCTACCGCTTGAGCCTTGGTGAAAAGCTCCCGGTGGCTGCCGCCGACAAGGAACTGTGCCTGGTCTTGCTCAGCGGGCGCATCAGTCTCAAGGGTGAAGCACCGGGGCAGGGTGCCTTCGATTGGGACAACCTCGGTGATCGCCAGTCGGTGTTCGAGGATAAATCGCCCTACGCCGCGTATCTGCCGCCCGGCAGCCAGGCCCAGGTCACCGCCCTGAGCGATGTACAGATTGCCGTGTGTGCTGCGCCGGGTTCTGCGCAAAACAGTTACGGTCCACGGCTGATCCGCCCGGACAGCATGAAGCGCAGCGTGCGCGGCAAGGGCGCCAACACCCGCTATGTCTGCGACATCCTGCCCGACAGTGAGCCGGCCCACTCGCTGCTGGTGGTGGAAGTGCGCACGCCGTCGGGGCATTCGTCGAGCTACCCACCCCACAAGCACGACACCGACGACCTGCCGCACCAAAGCTTTCTGGAAGAAACCTATTACCACCAGGTCAACCCGTCCCAGGGCTTCGTGTTCCAGCGGGTCTATACCGACGACCGCAGCATCGACCAGGCCATGGCCGTGGAAAACAGCGACCTGGTGGTGGTGCCCAAGGGTTACCACCCGGTCAGCGTGCCCTACGGGTACGAGTCGTATTACCTGAACGTCATGGCCGGCCCGAAGCGGGTCTGGCAGTTCCATAACGATCCGCAGCACAGTTGGCTGCTTGATCTCTGA
- a CDS encoding CoA-acylating methylmalonate-semialdehyde dehydrogenase — translation MSDAPVVGHYINGRVQDSDTVRFSNVFNPATGAIQARVALAEPGTVEAAVTSALAAFPGWSEQSSLRRSRVMFKFKELLDRHHDELAQIISREHGKVLSDAHGEVTRGIEIVEYACGAPNLLKTDFSDNIGGGIDNWNLRQPLGVCAGVTPFNFPVMVPLWMIPLALVAGNCFILKPSERDPSASLLMARLLTEAGLPDGVFNVVQGDKVAVDALLQHPHIEAISFVGSTPIAEYIHQQGTANGKRVQALGGAKNHMIVMPDADLDQAADALIGAAYGSAGERCMAISIAVAVGDVGDELIAKLLPRIDQLKIGNGQQPGTDMGPLVTAEHKAKVEGFIDAGVAEGARLIVDGRGFKVPGAEQGFFVGATLFDQVTAQMSIYQQEIFGPVLGIVRVADFASAVALINAHEFGNGVSCFTRDGGIARAFARSIKVGMVGINVPIPVPMAWHSFGGWKRSLFGDHHAYGEEGLRFYSRYKSVMQRWPDSIAKGPEFSMPTAQ, via the coding sequence ATGAGCGATGCCCCGGTAGTAGGCCATTACATCAACGGTCGAGTGCAGGACAGCGACACGGTGCGGTTCAGCAACGTCTTCAACCCGGCCACCGGCGCGATACAGGCCCGGGTGGCGCTGGCCGAACCGGGCACCGTCGAGGCCGCGGTGACCTCGGCGCTGGCGGCATTCCCGGGCTGGTCCGAGCAATCGTCATTGCGCCGTTCGCGGGTGATGTTCAAGTTCAAGGAATTGCTCGACCGCCATCACGACGAACTGGCGCAGATCATCAGTCGCGAGCACGGCAAGGTGCTGTCCGACGCCCATGGCGAAGTCACCCGCGGCATCGAGATCGTCGAGTACGCCTGCGGTGCGCCGAACCTGCTCAAGACCGATTTCAGTGACAACATCGGCGGCGGCATCGACAACTGGAACCTGCGCCAGCCCTTGGGTGTGTGTGCCGGAGTCACGCCGTTCAATTTTCCGGTGATGGTGCCGCTGTGGATGATTCCCCTGGCACTGGTCGCCGGTAACTGTTTCATCCTCAAGCCTTCGGAGCGTGACCCGTCCGCCAGTTTGCTGATGGCTCGGCTGTTGACGGAGGCCGGGTTGCCGGACGGTGTGTTCAACGTGGTCCAGGGCGACAAAGTGGCGGTAGATGCGCTGTTGCAGCACCCGCACATCGAGGCGATTTCTTTCGTCGGCTCCACGCCGATTGCCGAGTACATCCACCAGCAGGGCACGGCGAACGGCAAGCGCGTGCAGGCGCTTGGCGGGGCGAAAAATCACATGATCGTCATGCCCGACGCCGACCTCGACCAGGCGGCGGACGCATTGATCGGTGCGGCCTACGGCTCGGCCGGTGAACGCTGCATGGCGATTTCCATTGCCGTGGCGGTGGGGGACGTGGGCGATGAATTGATTGCCAAGCTGTTGCCGCGCATCGATCAGTTGAAGATCGGCAACGGCCAGCAACCCGGCACCGACATGGGGCCGCTGGTGACCGCCGAGCACAAGGCCAAGGTCGAAGGCTTCATCGACGCCGGGGTCGCCGAGGGCGCGCGCCTGATCGTCGACGGCCGTGGTTTCAAGGTGCCGGGGGCCGAGCAGGGGTTCTTTGTCGGCGCGACGCTGTTCGACCAGGTCACCGCCCAGATGAGCATCTACCAGCAAGAGATCTTCGGCCCGGTGCTGGGCATCGTTCGCGTGGCGGATTTCGCCAGCGCCGTGGCCTTGATCAATGCTCACGAGTTCGGCAACGGCGTGTCCTGCTTCACCCGTGACGGCGGCATTGCCCGGGCGTTTGCCCGCAGCATCAAGGTCGGTATGGTGGGCATCAACGTGCCGATTCCGGTGCCCATGGCCTGGCATTCCTTTGGCGGCTGGAAGCGCTCGCTGTTTGGCGATCACCATGCCTACGGTGAAGAAGGTTTGCGCTTTTACAGCCGCTACAAAAGCGTGATGCAGCGCTGGCCCGACAGCATCGCCAAGGGCCCCGAGTTCAGCATGCCGACTGCCCAATAA
- a CDS encoding TIM barrel protein, giving the protein MNKPLRFALNRMVAPRLSLPDFIDLALALKTDAIEIRNDLKGVEIEDGMPPARVRELCEARGIKVLSINALYPFDVWNEERRTQAVRLADYARECGAEGLVMCPLNERDDPRGEAERAAGLRTALSELAPILRAFGIYGFIEPLGFEECSLRRKRTAVEAIKAIGGLDVFRLVHDTFHHHLAGEQEFFPELTGLVHISGVEDAQAPLTTIRDGHRVLVGEADILGNAAQIEALRAGGYEGYLSFEPFAQSIHELADIRQALGASMNHLRNPQA; this is encoded by the coding sequence ATGAACAAGCCCCTGCGTTTTGCCTTGAACCGAATGGTTGCTCCGCGCCTGTCACTGCCCGATTTCATTGACCTGGCCCTGGCGCTGAAAACCGATGCCATCGAGATTCGCAACGATCTGAAGGGCGTCGAGATCGAAGACGGCATGCCGCCGGCCCGCGTGCGTGAGTTGTGCGAGGCGCGGGGCATCAAGGTGTTGTCGATCAACGCGCTGTATCCCTTCGACGTATGGAACGAGGAGCGCCGTACCCAAGCCGTGCGGCTGGCCGACTATGCTCGCGAATGCGGCGCCGAGGGGCTGGTGATGTGCCCGCTCAACGAGCGCGACGACCCGCGCGGCGAGGCCGAACGCGCCGCGGGGCTGCGCACGGCCCTCAGTGAACTGGCGCCGATCCTGCGGGCTTTCGGTATCTACGGTTTCATCGAGCCGTTGGGGTTTGAAGAGTGTTCGCTGCGGCGCAAGCGCACGGCAGTGGAAGCGATCAAGGCCATTGGCGGGTTGGATGTGTTCCGTTTGGTGCATGACACCTTTCATCATCACCTGGCCGGTGAGCAGGAATTTTTCCCCGAGCTGACCGGGCTGGTGCACATCTCCGGTGTCGAGGATGCCCAGGCACCCTTGACGACCATCCGCGACGGCCACCGCGTGCTGGTGGGCGAGGCCGACATTCTCGGCAATGCCGCGCAGATCGAGGCGTTGCGGGCCGGTGGTTACGAGGGCTACCTGTCCTTCGAACCCTTTGCCCAGAGCATTCATGAACTGGCCGACATTCGCCAGGCGTTGGGGGCGAGCATGAATCACCTGCGCAATCCCCAGGCCTGA
- the iolD gene encoding 3D-(3,5/4)-trihydroxycyclohexane-1,2-dione acylhydrolase (decyclizing), protein MTTTRLTMAQALVKFLDNQYVEVDGVQSKFVAGVFTIFGHGNVLGLGQALEQDSGDLVVHQGRNEQGMAHAAIGFAKQHLRRKIYACTSSVGPGAANMLTAAATATANRIPLLLLPGDVYASRQPDPVLQQIEQFHDLSISTNDAFKAVSKYWDRINRPEQLMSAAIHAMRVLTDPAETGAVTLALPQDVQAEAYDYPDYFLQKRVHRIDRRPATEAMLGDAQALLKGKRKPLIICGGGVKYAGANAALQAFAERFEIPFAETQAGKSAVVSSHPLNVGGVGETGCLAANLLAKEADLIIGIGTRYSDFTTGSKWLFQHPDVQFLNLNISPCDALKLDGVQLLADARSGLQALSAAMGDYRAEWGGQITDAKAQLDAEVDRIYQADFQTQDFVPEINDHLDPAVFREFIELTGSCLTQSRVLGTLNQALADEAIIVAAAGSLPGDLQRSWRSKGVNTYHVEYGYSCMGYEVNAALGVKLAEPDKEVYALVGDGSYMMLHSELATSIQERRKINVVLLDNMTFGCINNLQMGNGMDSFGTEFRFRNPDTGKLDGGFVPVDFAMSAAAYGCKTYKVKTLDELHAALADARLQTVSTLIDIKVLPKTMIHSYLSWWRVGVAQVSTSARTDAAAKTLNERLAEARQY, encoded by the coding sequence ATGACCACAACACGACTGACCATGGCCCAGGCCCTGGTGAAATTCCTCGATAACCAGTACGTCGAGGTCGATGGCGTCCAGAGCAAATTCGTCGCCGGGGTCTTTACGATTTTTGGCCACGGCAATGTGCTGGGCCTGGGTCAGGCGCTGGAGCAGGACAGCGGTGACCTGGTGGTCCATCAGGGGCGCAACGAGCAGGGCATGGCCCACGCTGCCATCGGTTTCGCCAAGCAGCATCTGCGCCGCAAAATCTACGCCTGTACTTCGTCGGTCGGCCCCGGCGCGGCGAACATGCTGACCGCCGCCGCCACCGCGACGGCCAATCGCATCCCGTTGCTGCTGTTGCCTGGTGATGTCTACGCCAGTCGCCAGCCGGACCCGGTGCTGCAGCAGATCGAACAGTTCCATGACCTGAGCATCAGCACCAACGATGCGTTCAAGGCCGTGAGTAAATACTGGGATCGCATCAACCGCCCCGAGCAACTGATGAGCGCCGCGATCCACGCCATGCGCGTGCTCACCGACCCGGCCGAAACCGGCGCGGTGACCCTGGCGTTGCCCCAGGACGTGCAGGCCGAAGCCTACGATTACCCCGATTACTTTCTGCAAAAGCGCGTTCACCGCATCGACCGTCGCCCGGCCACCGAAGCCATGCTCGGCGATGCCCAGGCGCTGCTCAAGGGCAAGCGCAAGCCGCTGATCATCTGCGGCGGCGGGGTGAAATACGCCGGAGCCAACGCAGCGTTGCAGGCTTTTGCCGAGCGCTTCGAAATCCCCTTTGCCGAGACCCAGGCCGGCAAGAGTGCGGTGGTGTCCAGTCATCCACTGAACGTCGGAGGCGTCGGTGAAACCGGTTGCCTGGCGGCGAACCTGCTGGCCAAGGAAGCGGACCTGATCATTGGTATCGGCACCCGCTACAGCGATTTCACCACCGGGTCCAAATGGCTGTTCCAGCATCCGGATGTGCAGTTTCTCAACCTCAACATCAGCCCTTGCGATGCCTTGAAGCTTGACGGTGTGCAACTGCTGGCCGACGCGCGCTCAGGCCTGCAGGCTTTGTCCGCCGCGATGGGTGACTATCGTGCCGAATGGGGCGGGCAGATCACTGATGCCAAAGCCCAACTGGATGCCGAAGTGGACCGGATCTATCAGGCTGACTTCCAGACCCAGGACTTCGTCCCAGAGATCAACGATCACCTGGACCCGGCGGTGTTTCGTGAATTCATCGAACTCACCGGTTCCTGCCTGACCCAGAGCCGCGTGCTGGGCACCCTCAACCAAGCCCTGGCCGATGAGGCGATCATCGTTGCCGCCGCCGGCAGCCTGCCCGGCGACTTGCAGCGCAGCTGGCGCAGCAAGGGGGTCAACACCTATCACGTCGAATACGGCTATTCGTGCATGGGCTATGAGGTAAACGCGGCGCTGGGCGTGAAGCTGGCCGAGCCCGACAAAGAGGTCTATGCCCTGGTGGGTGATGGCTCCTACATGATGCTGCATTCGGAGCTGGCGACCTCGATCCAGGAGCGTCGCAAGATCAATGTGGTGCTGCTGGACAACATGACGTTCGGTTGCATCAACAATTTACAGATGGGCAACGGCATGGACAGCTTCGGCACCGAGTTCCGCTTCCGCAACCCGGACACCGGCAAGCTCGATGGCGGCTTCGTGCCGGTGGACTTCGCCATGAGCGCGGCGGCCTACGGCTGCAAGACCTACAAGGTCAAGACCCTCGACGAACTCCACGCGGCCCTGGCCGATGCGCGGCTGCAAACGGTCTCGACCCTCATCGATATCAAGGTCTTGCCCAAGACCATGATCCACAGCTACCTGTCCTGGTGGCGGGTCGGCGTGGCGCAAGTCTCCACCAGCGCGCGCACCGATGCGGCCGCCAAAACCCTCAATGAACGACTGGCCGAGGCTCGCCAGTATTAA